A single Dermacentor albipictus isolate Rhodes 1998 colony chromosome 3, USDA_Dalb.pri_finalv2, whole genome shotgun sequence DNA region contains:
- the LOC135904915 gene encoding alpha-tocopherol transfer protein-like encodes MKQLEVVAREELGETPELKKECLDKFREILQGENCLRLPPDYVLLMFLRARKYRLNDAVKTLKNYFRARSSLPEYFDNFSPSAIPYQTIIREHKLLVISKDRDSQGRAVGLIRFGAWNSSICSLSEYVKSALVALECLLLEDETQIRGIVCADDFAGLGWQHIIAMTPTFLRLLVALVQDTFPLRLKAFYIVKTPAVFERIFRLFVRPFLSTKLKERVHLLKGGLSELCGVIPSDLIPKENGGTLEDFDFDRMERLLLDKASHFETMRQCGYETN; translated from the exons ATGAAACAACTGGAAGTCGTGGCAAGGGAAGAGCTCGGAGAAACGCCCGAActaaagaaagaatgcttggACAAGTTCCGGGAAATTCTGCAAG GAGAAAATTGTCTGCGACTTCCACCCGATTACGTTCTTCTTATGTTCCTGCGGGCCCGAAAGTACAGATTGAATGATGCTGTAAAGACACTTAAAAATTATTTCCGCGCTCGCAGCAGCCTTCCTGAGTACTTCGATAACTTCTCGCCATCGGCAATTCCGTACCAGACAATCATACGGGAGCACAAGCTGCTCGTGATCTCAAAAGACAGAGATTCTCAAGGAAGAGCTGTAGGATTGATCAGATTCG GAGCTTGGAACAGCAGTATCTGCTCCCTGAGTGAGTACGTCAAGAGCGCCCTCGTGGCGCTGGAGTGCCTTCTCCTTGAGGACGAGACGCAGATACGAGGAATTGTTTGCGCCGACGACTTTGCAGGATTGGGGTGGCAGCATATCATTGCGATGACTCCGACATTCCTTCGACTGCTCGTCGCTCTTGTTCAG GACACTTTCCCATTGCGCCTTAAGGCCTTCTACATAGTGAAAACTCCCGCTGTCTTTGAACGGATATTTCGTCTTTTTGTGAGGCCATTTCTGTCGACGAAGCTTAAAGAAAGG GTGCACTTGCTCAAGGGCGGCTTGTCTGAACTCTGCGGTGTCATCCCTTCCGATCTAATACCAAAGGAAAACGGCGGGACACTTGAGGACTTCGACTTCGATAGAATGGAGCGTTTACTCCTCGACAAAGCAAGTCACTTCGAAACAATGCGTCAGTGCGGCTACGAAACGAATTGA
- the LOC135904882 gene encoding alpha-tocopherol transfer protein-like produces the protein MDCLQPEEVRNDEPECLEELRRLLQEDGLRVLPGDEALLMFLRTKKYNAEKAAKAVRNYFRVRKDMPEYFDNLTPASIPYSIVCHDHKLIMQARERDAQGRAVGILKFGAWSADICSMSKLMRCLLLSAECGLLEVDAQVHGVVAVIDLQGFGINHLRELTPWFLRKVMLIAQNSLPARIKGIYVINTPALAEYAVSLVQFFLPAKLKSRLHFFGGGFSELRGIIPSELIPKDFSGTQEDFDFHAQEQYLLEKASYFDSMQQCGY, from the exons ATGGATTGTTTACAACCAGAAGAAGTCCGGAATGATGAACCCGAGTGCTTGGAAGAGCTTCGTCGGCTACTTCAAG AGGACGGGCTACGCGTTCTGCCAGGTGATGAAGCCCTCCTAATGTTTCTACGCACCAAGAAATATAACGCCGAAAAAGCCGCGAAGGCGGTAAGAAACTATTTCCGGGTTCGCAAGGACATGCCTGAGTATTTCGACAACCTGACTCCTGCCAGCATCCCGTACAGCATAGTGTGTCACGATCACAAGCTCATCATGCAAGCCAGGGAGAGGGACGCTCAAGGAAGAGCTGTGGGAATCCTCAAGTTTG GTGCCTGGAGTGCCGACATCTGCTCCATGAGCAAGCTTATGAGGTGTCTGCTGCTGTCAGCTGAATGCGGTCTTCTTGAAGTGGACGCGCAAGTTCATGGTGTAGTGGCTGTCATCGACCTCCAAGGCTTCGGCATCAACCACCTGAGGGAACTGACGCCATGGTTCCTCCGAAAAGTCATGCTCATTGCTCAG AACTCACTACCAGCAAGAATAAAAGGAATCTATGTCATCAACACGCCAGCCCTGGCTGAATACGCTGTGTCCCTTGTGCAGTTCTTTCTACCAGCGAAACTAAAGAGCAGG TTGCACTTCTTCGGCGGCGGCTTTTCGGAACTTCGCGGAATCATTCCTTCTGAACTGATACCAAAGGACTTCAGCGGAACGCAAGAAGACTTCGATTTCCATGCGCAAGAACAATACCTCCTTGAGAAGGCCAGCTACTTTGACAGTATGCAGCAGTGCGGTTATTGA